The following are encoded in a window of Castanea sativa cultivar Marrone di Chiusa Pesio chromosome 5, ASM4071231v1 genomic DNA:
- the LOC142633700 gene encoding pectinesterase inhibitor 2-like: MKMVTYPCLCLSLLFAISIFIQPSYAAAAATTTIQPSNLVKKVCSQTSNYDFCVETLYADPRTPEADRYVLAYVIFGSAYQSATTTHDQITSLLKNATASQRPRLKRCDRDYTKAVSKLLEAHDDLDSETFESLAKLSRIASSAADDCETSFKGTRSPLTTNNKGLKGLCEICVVVSKLFVMF, translated from the coding sequence atgaaaatggtaACATATCCTTGTCTTTGTCTCTCCTTGTTATTTGCTATCTCCATCTTCATCCAACCCTCCtatgctgctgctgctgctactACTACTATTCAGCCATCCAATcttgtgaaaaaagtatgtagCCAAACCTCCAATTACGACTTCTGTGTTGAGACTCTTTATGCCGATCCACGTACCCCAGAAGCCGATCGCTATGTGCTAGCCTATGTCATATTTGGCTCGGCCTACCAGAGCGCCACCACCACACACGACCAAATAACTTCGTTGCTTAAAAATGCCACCGCAAGCCAAAGGCCACGTCTCAAAAGGTGTGATCGTGATTACACCAAGGCTGTTTCGAAGCTACTAGAGGCTCACGATGACTTGGACTCTGAGACCTTTGAGTCCTTGGCTAAGTTGTCTCGTATTGCATCTTCTGCTGCTGATGATTGTGAAACCTCTTTTAAGGGAACCCGTTCTCCACTCACCACCAATAACAAGGGTTTGAAGGGTCTCTGTGAAATTTGTGTAGTTGTATCTAAACTGTTTGTAATGTTTTAG